A genomic segment from Gaiellales bacterium encodes:
- a CDS encoding endo-1,4-beta-xylanase: protein MFGKYALTLGLAITAAAVLGGWFGGAASAAPAPRVAHPAVFNRTSASEAPQLGAAVNDVMLANAGPRYVRTLLAHYRSITPEWEMEMSQLEPSRGRFTFARADGIVAFANRHNMPVRGHTLVWDEMVPSWVLHGDWTRAQLESVLHTYITTVVSHYRGKVEEWDVVNEPLTTDGHMRQSIWERVIGPGYVALAFRWAHAADPNARLFLNEYGAEWNDPKEHALFQLVSGLKAAGVPIGGVGFQAHLLLDAHPPQAELTGVLRQFAALRLRLEITELDVRAGGSAPLATRMAEEAAIYRTVAASCAAVRACARVTTWGITDAATWIGTANRPLPFDAHYQPKQAWYALRAGLTPRG from the coding sequence ATGTTCGGCAAGTACGCCCTAACGCTTGGCCTCGCCATCACCGCCGCAGCGGTCCTCGGCGGGTGGTTCGGCGGCGCCGCCTCCGCGGCGCCGGCTCCGCGCGTCGCCCACCCCGCCGTCTTCAACCGCACCTCGGCGAGCGAGGCGCCCCAGCTCGGGGCGGCGGTGAACGACGTGATGCTGGCCAACGCCGGCCCGCGCTACGTCCGTACGCTGCTCGCGCACTACCGCTCGATCACGCCCGAGTGGGAGATGGAGATGAGCCAGCTCGAGCCGTCCCGCGGCCGCTTCACGTTCGCGAGGGCCGACGGGATCGTCGCCTTCGCCAACCGCCACAACATGCCCGTCCGCGGCCACACGCTGGTCTGGGACGAGATGGTGCCGAGCTGGGTGCTGCACGGCGACTGGACGCGGGCGCAGCTCGAGAGCGTCCTCCACACCTACATCACCACGGTCGTCTCGCACTACCGCGGCAAGGTGGAGGAGTGGGACGTCGTGAACGAGCCGCTCACCACCGACGGCCACATGCGCCAGAGCATCTGGGAGCGCGTGATCGGCCCCGGCTACGTTGCGCTCGCGTTCAGGTGGGCGCACGCGGCCGACCCGAACGCGCGGCTCTTCCTGAACGAGTACGGCGCCGAGTGGAACGACCCCAAGGAGCACGCGCTCTTCCAGCTCGTGTCCGGCCTGAAGGCGGCGGGCGTCCCCATCGGCGGCGTCGGCTTCCAGGCCCACCTGCTCCTCGACGCGCATCCGCCCCAGGCCGAGCTGACCGGTGTCCTGCGCCAGTTCGCCGCGCTTCGGCTGCGGCTCGAGATCACCGAGCTCGACGTCCGCGCCGGCGGCTCGGCGCCGCTCGCCACGCGGATGGCCGAGGAGGCCGCGATCTACAGGACCGTCGCCGCCTCGTGCGCCGCCGTGCGCGCCTGCGCCCGGGTGACGACCTGGGGCATCACCGACGCCGCCACCTGGATCGGGACGGCCAACCGGCCGCTCCCGTTCGACGCGCACTACCAGCCGAAGCAGGCCTGGTACGCGCTGCGCGCCGGCCTCACTCCTCGCGGCTGA
- a CDS encoding response regulator transcription factor — MAGSTVLVVDDEPRIVEFLTENLRDDDFTVLTAATGAEAIELLGRARPDLVLLDVVLPDMSGYEICRTVRAGDGINDPWDPDLPIIMLSAKAEHVDRVRGLVRGADDYVTKPFHYPELLARIGAILARVSRSRDREVIRHGDLSVNTLSREVTVGGIKVDLSAKEYQLLTTLASEPGRVFTKAELLESVWGFRSQGRTRTLDSHASRLRQKLRVHSGSGWLANEWGVGYRLCRPE, encoded by the coding sequence ATGGCAGGATCCACCGTGCTCGTCGTCGACGATGAACCCCGCATCGTCGAGTTCCTCACCGAGAACCTCCGCGACGACGACTTCACCGTTCTCACCGCCGCGACCGGCGCAGAGGCGATCGAGCTTCTCGGTCGCGCCCGTCCCGACCTCGTGCTTCTCGACGTCGTGCTCCCCGACATGAGCGGCTACGAGATCTGCCGCACCGTGCGTGCCGGCGACGGGATCAACGACCCCTGGGATCCCGATCTCCCGATCATCATGCTGAGCGCGAAGGCCGAGCATGTCGACCGCGTCCGCGGCCTGGTGCGCGGGGCGGATGACTACGTCACGAAGCCTTTCCACTATCCGGAGCTGCTCGCTCGGATCGGCGCGATTCTCGCGCGGGTGTCCCGCTCGCGCGACCGTGAGGTCATCCGCCACGGCGACCTGTCCGTGAACACGCTCTCGCGCGAGGTCACGGTCGGCGGCATCAAGGTCGACCTCTCGGCCAAGGAGTACCAGCTCCTGACGACGCTCGCCTCCGAGCCCGGCCGGGTCTTCACGAAGGCCGAGCTGCTCGAGTCGGTGTGGGGGTTCCGGTCGCAGGGACGCACGCGCACGCTCGACTCGCACGCGAGCCGGCTGCGCCAGAAGCTCCGCGTCCACTCGGGCTCCGGCTGGCTCGCCAACGAGTGGGGCGTCGGCTACCGCCTGTGCAGGCCGGAGTGA
- a CDS encoding glycosyltransferase family 2 protein gives MTILAVSITAVVLTVVFVVTQALYLITLVHDLYMLSRKVDWVELDEEAVWEAGPLPKVVLLYPVLREPPETMRTTFVGLDELEYERDRYRIVAIPNHDDHATITALEELQDEFAWLEILVVPPTTDPGWDPVWESWDRTQQAYWWHVGATAGDRDLPPKKTRQLVYALYTLDAEETEDDWLLNYIDADSVPPHDHLLAGAAGAPHFDVIQSTNVAGNLLDTWPASWHAMDHMCWDGMRYPHLSARGRHPYWVLGKGLFYHAPDLIAMGSFNPWVTIEDPEVGMRLWVNGRRLGVIASPLIEEVPLTLHRGLTQRKRWICGFYQSLGSCLRLMGMRRRDRIRAWTNFLPCLSLAVNPFGVPIGIWALWVWYEGTSPLPVGLILLAASTIVLYCISMSITYASTWRRTALVLEHRRDRLHYMLRVNPVFLWVYWLWWSVPIAVGTWMYFRDGGRVWERTEKTDAIHELVRDVVSREE, from the coding sequence GTGACCATCCTGGCGGTGTCGATCACCGCCGTCGTCCTGACGGTGGTGTTCGTGGTCACTCAAGCTCTCTACCTGATCACGCTGGTTCACGACCTCTACATGCTGTCCCGCAAGGTCGACTGGGTGGAGCTCGACGAGGAGGCCGTCTGGGAGGCCGGCCCCCTCCCGAAGGTCGTGCTGCTCTACCCGGTGCTGCGCGAGCCGCCGGAGACGATGCGCACCACCTTCGTGGGCCTGGACGAGCTCGAATACGAGCGCGACCGCTACCGGATCGTCGCCATCCCCAACCACGACGACCACGCGACGATCACCGCGCTCGAGGAGCTGCAGGACGAGTTCGCGTGGCTCGAGATCCTGGTCGTCCCCCCCACCACCGACCCCGGGTGGGACCCGGTGTGGGAGAGCTGGGATCGGACGCAGCAGGCGTACTGGTGGCACGTCGGCGCCACCGCCGGCGACCGCGACCTGCCGCCGAAGAAGACCCGCCAGCTGGTCTATGCGCTCTATACGCTCGACGCCGAAGAGACCGAGGACGACTGGCTCCTGAACTACATCGACGCCGACAGCGTGCCGCCGCACGACCACCTGCTCGCCGGCGCGGCCGGCGCCCCGCACTTCGACGTCATCCAGAGCACGAACGTCGCCGGCAACCTGCTCGACACCTGGCCCGCGTCATGGCACGCGATGGACCACATGTGCTGGGACGGGATGCGCTACCCGCACCTGAGCGCCCGCGGCCGCCACCCCTACTGGGTGCTCGGCAAGGGGCTCTTCTACCACGCCCCCGACCTGATCGCGATGGGCAGCTTCAACCCCTGGGTGACGATCGAGGATCCCGAGGTGGGCATGCGCCTGTGGGTGAACGGCCGCCGCCTGGGCGTGATCGCGAGCCCGCTGATCGAGGAGGTGCCGCTCACCCTGCACCGCGGCCTCACCCAGCGCAAGCGCTGGATCTGCGGCTTCTACCAGTCGCTCGGCTCGTGCCTGCGGCTGATGGGCATGCGCCGGCGCGACCGCATCCGGGCGTGGACGAACTTCCTGCCCTGCCTGTCGCTGGCCGTGAACCCATTCGGCGTGCCGATCGGCATCTGGGCGCTGTGGGTGTGGTACGAGGGCACGAGCCCGCTGCCGGTCGGGCTGATCCTGCTCGCGGCCTCGACGATCGTCCTCTACTGCATCAGCATGTCGATCACCTACGCGTCGACCTGGCGGCGAACGGCGCTCGTCCTCGAGCACCGCCGCGACCGGCTGCACTACATGCTGCGCGTGAACCCGGTCTTCCTGTGGGTGTACTGGCTGTGGTGGTCGGTGCCGATCGCCGTCGGCACGTGGATGTACTTCCGCGACGGCGGCCGGGTGTGGGAGCGCACCGAGAAGACGGACGCCATCCACGAGCTGGTGCGCGACGTCGTCAGCCGCGAGGAGTGA
- a CDS encoding HAMP domain-containing sensor histidine kinase, which yields MQAGVIRVPLRRRRTGVDGRLHASVEELATLLAREERARAEFIGKVSHELRTPLTVIKGYVYTLHRSEHDPGKAAKLDVIDGECERLGYLIEDLLELSRARAGELRVNDEVFPLEPCVSEVAERLQTVAEQGGVRVRLDWTCNGGLVRGDQNRVRQIFANLITNGIKYAPPGTDVTVRGRRVEDGLEVAVEDAGRGIAEADLPFIFDEFFQARRPEPGAGLGLAVARELTEAHGGSIAVTSAVGSGSRFVVTLPCLGDHA from the coding sequence GTGCAGGCCGGAGTGATCCGCGTCCCGCTGCGCCGGCGCCGGACAGGCGTCGACGGCCGTCTCCACGCCTCGGTCGAGGAGCTCGCGACCCTGCTCGCCCGCGAGGAGCGGGCCCGTGCCGAGTTCATCGGCAAGGTCTCGCACGAGCTGCGCACGCCGCTCACGGTGATCAAGGGCTACGTCTATACGCTCCACCGATCGGAGCACGACCCGGGCAAGGCCGCCAAGCTCGACGTCATCGACGGCGAGTGCGAGCGGCTCGGCTATCTGATCGAAGACCTGCTCGAGCTCTCGCGCGCACGCGCGGGCGAGCTGCGCGTGAACGACGAGGTCTTCCCGCTCGAGCCGTGCGTGAGCGAGGTCGCCGAGCGGCTCCAGACCGTCGCCGAGCAGGGTGGCGTGCGCGTGCGGCTGGACTGGACGTGCAACGGCGGGCTCGTGCGCGGCGACCAGAACCGCGTCCGCCAGATCTTCGCCAACCTGATCACGAACGGCATCAAATACGCCCCGCCGGGCACGGACGTAACCGTTCGGGGCCGCCGCGTCGAAGACGGGCTCGAGGTGGCGGTGGAGGACGCGGGCCGCGGCATCGCCGAGGCCGATCTGCCGTTCATCTTCGACGAGTTCTTCCAGGCGCGGCGGCCGGAGCCCGGTGCCGGGCTCGGCCTCGCCGTCGCCCGGGAGCTCACCGAGGCCCACGGCGGCTCGATCGCCGTGACCAGCGCCGTCGGGAGCGGCTCGCGCTTCGTCGTGACCCTTCCCTGTCTGGGCGATCACGCATGA
- a CDS encoding DUF192 domain-containing protein: MARIRLERGPVVCERGELATSLWSRTRGLLGRSGLADDEGLWIPTSSIHMFGMRFAIDVVYADREGRVLKLVRAIKPWRASYCMGAKVALELPVGSIDRAGVEVGDHLVIEHT; this comes from the coding sequence GTGGCCCGGATCCGATTGGAACGCGGGCCGGTGGTGTGCGAGCGCGGCGAGCTGGCCACGTCGCTCTGGAGCCGCACCAGGGGATTGCTGGGTCGATCGGGCCTGGCGGACGACGAGGGCCTGTGGATCCCGACCAGCTCGATCCACATGTTCGGGATGCGGTTCGCCATCGACGTGGTCTACGCCGACCGCGAGGGCCGAGTCCTCAAGCTGGTGCGCGCCATCAAACCGTGGCGGGCGTCCTACTGCATGGGCGCCAAGGTGGCGCTCGAGCTCCCCGTCGGCTCGATCGACCGCGCCGGTGTCGAGGTGGGCGACCACCTCGTCATCGAGCACACGTAG
- a CDS encoding CpaF family protein has translation MTDAIAGLAEGYRERLRRELLDRPPGGDLRVAAERVAWELLHGDRVALDPADARRLVAGIVDDTVGLGPLDPLLRDRGVTEVIANGPGRVYAERSGRLVRESVAFRDEEHLRQVIDRVVSSVGRRVDESSPMVDARLPDGSRVNAVLPPIALDGPLLTIRKFARAPFRVDDLVAAGSLTPGQADLLERCVRGRLNVVVSGGTGTGKTTLLNALAGFIDPAERIVTVEDAAELRLPQPHVARLESRPPNVEGRGEVTLRALVRNALRMRPDRIVVGEVRGGEALDMLQAMNTGHDGSLTTVHASSPGDAVRRIETMALMAGLDLPHVAVREQVVSAVDVIVHLVRDGDGSRRVRFVDARGRDGQLHMLDPRLLSELEERRCAYGGP, from the coding sequence GTGACCGATGCGATCGCCGGCCTCGCGGAGGGCTACCGGGAGCGGCTCCGGCGCGAGCTGCTCGACCGGCCGCCGGGCGGCGACCTGCGCGTCGCCGCCGAGCGGGTGGCGTGGGAGCTGCTCCACGGCGATCGCGTCGCGCTCGACCCGGCGGACGCCCGCCGGCTCGTGGCCGGGATCGTCGACGACACGGTCGGCCTCGGGCCGCTCGACCCGCTGCTGCGCGACCGCGGCGTGACCGAGGTGATCGCGAACGGCCCGGGCCGGGTCTATGCCGAGCGGTCGGGCCGGCTCGTGCGTGAGTCGGTCGCGTTTCGCGACGAGGAGCACCTGCGCCAGGTGATCGATCGCGTCGTCAGCTCCGTCGGCCGGCGCGTCGACGAGTCCAGTCCGATGGTCGATGCCCGCCTTCCGGACGGGAGCCGGGTGAACGCGGTGCTTCCCCCGATCGCCCTCGACGGCCCGCTGCTCACGATTCGGAAGTTCGCGCGGGCGCCGTTCCGGGTCGACGACCTGGTCGCGGCGGGCAGCCTCACCCCCGGGCAGGCGGATCTGCTCGAGCGCTGCGTCCGCGGGCGGCTGAACGTCGTCGTCTCGGGCGGCACCGGGACCGGGAAGACGACGCTCCTGAACGCGCTCGCTGGCTTCATCGACCCGGCCGAGCGGATCGTCACCGTCGAGGACGCCGCCGAGCTGCGGCTGCCGCAGCCCCACGTCGCCCGGCTCGAGAGCCGGCCGCCGAACGTCGAGGGCCGCGGCGAGGTGACGCTCCGCGCCCTCGTGCGCAACGCGCTTCGGATGCGCCCGGATCGGATCGTCGTCGGCGAGGTGCGCGGCGGCGAGGCGCTCGACATGCTCCAGGCGATGAACACCGGGCACGACGGCTCGCTCACCACCGTCCATGCGAGCTCGCCGGGCGACGCCGTGCGCCGGATCGAGACGATGGCGCTCATGGCCGGGCTCGACCTCCCGCACGTCGCCGTGCGCGAGCAGGTTGTCTCGGCGGTGGACGTGATCGTCCACCTGGTCCGCGACGGCGACGGCTCGCGGCGGGTGCGGTTCGTCGACGCCCGCGGCCGCGACGGCCAGCTGCACATGCTGGACCCGCGGCTCCTGAGCGAGCTCGAGGAGCGCCGATGCGCCTACGGCGGTCCCTGA
- a CDS encoding SDR family NAD(P)-dependent oxidoreductase — MARVLITGGAGFIGSHVADLLLDQGHEVRVYDRLVEQVHNGHGPRHVPTDAEFIHADVRDAAALRKALKGVDAIVHHAAEVGVGQSMYQITRYVDGNTSGTGVLLELLANEPHTVRRIVVASSMSVYGEGAYRCEDHGIVHPLVRDDAQLGRRDWEMRCPTCGAHAIPVPTSETTPIAPASIYAISKLDQELMCLAVGRAYDIGVVALRYFNTYGPRQALSNPYTGVAAIFSSRLINSQPPLVFEDGLQLRDFVHVHDVARATVLALTSQAAVGEAINIGTGRPVSVLEVAEVLAEHIGVELPARISATSRSGDIRHCWADVSKARELLGFDAAVDFGEGMRELVAWVRKQEADDRSEAAHAELAQRGLAR; from the coding sequence GTGGCACGCGTGCTCATCACCGGCGGCGCCGGGTTCATCGGGTCGCACGTCGCCGACCTCCTGCTCGATCAGGGTCACGAGGTGCGCGTGTACGACCGCCTCGTCGAGCAGGTGCACAACGGCCATGGCCCCCGCCACGTCCCCACGGACGCCGAGTTCATCCACGCCGACGTGCGCGACGCGGCGGCCCTCCGCAAGGCCCTGAAGGGCGTCGACGCGATCGTCCACCACGCCGCCGAGGTCGGGGTCGGCCAGTCGATGTACCAGATCACCCGCTACGTCGACGGGAACACGAGCGGCACGGGCGTCCTGCTCGAGCTGCTCGCGAACGAGCCCCACACAGTCAGGCGGATCGTCGTCGCCTCGTCGATGTCGGTCTACGGCGAGGGCGCCTACCGGTGCGAGGACCACGGGATCGTCCATCCGCTCGTGCGCGACGACGCCCAGCTCGGCCGGCGCGACTGGGAGATGCGCTGCCCGACCTGCGGCGCCCACGCGATCCCGGTGCCGACGAGCGAGACGACCCCGATCGCGCCCGCCTCGATCTACGCGATCTCCAAGCTCGACCAGGAGCTCATGTGCCTGGCCGTCGGCCGTGCCTACGACATCGGCGTCGTCGCGCTGCGCTACTTCAACACCTACGGGCCGCGGCAGGCGCTCTCGAACCCCTACACCGGCGTCGCCGCCATCTTCAGCTCGCGGCTCATCAACAGCCAGCCGCCGCTCGTTTTCGAGGACGGCCTGCAGCTGCGCGACTTCGTTCACGTGCACGACGTCGCCCGCGCCACCGTCCTCGCCCTCACCTCGCAGGCGGCGGTCGGCGAGGCGATCAACATCGGCACCGGCCGGCCGGTGTCGGTGCTCGAGGTGGCCGAGGTGCTGGCCGAGCACATCGGCGTCGAGCTGCCGGCCCGGATCAGCGCGACCTCGCGCTCCGGCGACATCCGCCACTGCTGGGCGGACGTCTCGAAGGCACGGGAGCTGCTCGGGTTCGACGCAGCTGTCGACTTCGGCGAGGGCATGAGAGAGTTGGTCGCATGGGTACGGAAGCAGGAGGCCGACGACCGGTCCGAAGCCGCGCACGCCGAGCTGGCGCAGCGCGGCCTCGCTCGGTGA
- a CDS encoding SAF domain-containing protein — protein sequence MSRHRRRSLVLALVGVVLAVLGLSRLGAGADGRGPTGRRVIRVVALRPVAQGARIAAADLGTVRLPAAWASPHQLADPADAVGRRAAVALVAGAPVMDAEVSASTAPEDARELALRLDEAAGVPAGDLADVRGDVYLTTPGRRGRTRLVLANVLVVSARRDDSGSVATLLLPPAAVPHAIAAEGEGSLRLVVRGDGAE from the coding sequence GTGAGCCGTCACCGCCGTCGCAGTCTCGTCCTCGCGCTTGTGGGCGTCGTGCTTGCGGTGCTCGGGCTCTCCCGGCTCGGCGCCGGCGCAGACGGACGCGGGCCGACGGGCCGGCGCGTCATTCGCGTCGTCGCCCTCCGGCCGGTTGCACAGGGCGCCCGGATCGCGGCGGCGGATCTCGGCACCGTGCGGCTTCCGGCGGCGTGGGCGTCGCCGCACCAGCTGGCCGATCCAGCCGACGCGGTCGGCCGGCGCGCCGCCGTCGCGCTCGTCGCCGGCGCGCCGGTGATGGACGCGGAGGTGTCGGCATCGACGGCGCCCGAAGACGCGCGCGAGCTGGCACTCCGGCTCGACGAGGCCGCCGGAGTCCCGGCGGGAGATCTCGCGGACGTTCGCGGCGACGTCTACCTCACGACTCCCGGGCGGCGAGGCCGCACGCGGCTCGTGCTCGCGAACGTGCTCGTGGTGTCGGCGCGGCGCGACGACTCCGGCTCGGTCGCCACGCTCCTCTTGCCGCCAGCGGCCGTGCCGCATGCGATCGCGGCGGAGGGCGAGGGCTCCCTGCGGCTGGTGGTGCGCGGAGACGGGGCCGAATGA
- a CDS encoding response regulator transcription factor, with protein MEAGGQRPAATRGHVTVIEDEASISDPLRSALEREGYAVSVEPTGNGGLESVRRGEPDIVLLDLNLPDLDGRDVCRAIRQTSDVPIIMLTARGLETDRVVGLELGADDYLVKPFSMAELIARIRAVLRRTGERAAPAAAATPTAIEIGDVSIDPATHVATHAGSTLDLPRREFDLLHMLMAHAGTVLARNKLMDDVWGVDWFGSTKTLDVHIAGLRRRLGDDAHEPRYIHTVRGVGFRFASPAELAG; from the coding sequence ATGGAGGCAGGCGGGCAGCGACCGGCGGCGACTCGCGGCCATGTGACGGTCATCGAGGACGAGGCGTCCATCTCGGATCCGCTCCGCTCGGCGCTCGAGCGCGAGGGCTACGCCGTCTCGGTCGAGCCGACCGGGAACGGCGGGCTCGAGTCGGTGCGGCGGGGCGAGCCCGACATCGTCCTGCTCGACCTGAACCTGCCCGATCTCGACGGCCGCGACGTATGCCGGGCGATCCGCCAGACCTCGGACGTGCCGATCATCATGCTCACAGCCCGCGGCCTCGAGACCGACCGCGTCGTCGGCCTCGAGCTCGGCGCCGACGACTACCTCGTCAAGCCGTTCAGCATGGCCGAGCTGATCGCCCGCATCCGCGCCGTGCTGCGCCGCACCGGAGAGCGCGCCGCGCCGGCCGCCGCCGCCACCCCCACCGCAATCGAGATCGGCGACGTCTCGATCGACCCGGCCACCCATGTCGCCACCCACGCCGGCTCGACCCTCGACCTGCCCCGGCGCGAGTTCGACCTGCTGCACATGCTGATGGCCCACGCCGGCACCGTGCTCGCGCGCAACAAGCTGATGGACGACGTGTGGGGCGTCGACTGGTTCGGGTCGACGAAGACGCTCGACGTGCACATTGCCGGCCTGCGCCGCCGGCTCGGCGATGACGCCCACGAGCCCCGCTACATCCACACCGTGCGCGGCGTCGGCTTCCGGTTCGCCTCCCCCGCGGAGCTCGCCGGGTGA
- a CDS encoding FHA domain-containing protein, producing MDDDQPSFTRIIEPAAAGTAPQPVSAGEHPTLVWRPKLGDEQAFPLEHRTATIGRNAENDIVLAGPTVSARHATVRRESVGVVLEDEGSLNGTFVNGQLVQQHLLEAGDQIQVGPHLLVYVPPAGGSAGAA from the coding sequence ATGGACGACGATCAGCCCAGCTTCACGCGCATCATCGAGCCGGCGGCCGCCGGAACCGCGCCGCAGCCGGTCTCCGCGGGCGAGCATCCGACCCTGGTGTGGCGGCCGAAGCTCGGCGACGAGCAGGCCTTCCCGCTCGAGCACCGCACCGCGACGATCGGCCGAAACGCCGAGAACGACATCGTCCTCGCCGGCCCGACCGTGTCGGCGCGGCACGCGACGGTGCGGCGCGAGTCCGTCGGCGTCGTGCTCGAAGACGAGGGCAGCCTGAACGGCACGTTCGTGAACGGGCAGCTCGTGCAGCAGCACCTGCTGGAGGCGGGCGATCAGATCCAGGTCGGCCCGCACCTGCTGGTGTACGTCCCGCCGGCCGGTGGTTCCGCGGGCGCCGCGTAG
- a CDS encoding nuclear transport factor 2 family protein: MATIRPTSNIEIIWSDWLDAMRRGDMDALASRLAPEVSHRGVRPDMICPDRESVLANARNRSEELPDVGAIELVAAGDHVVLSVRAPSVGMPLDDDSPMRGQASIVFTLRDGMITQMQDYLTRAEALAAAGAEPAVWD, encoded by the coding sequence ATGGCGACCATCCGCCCCACCTCGAACATCGAGATCATCTGGAGCGACTGGCTCGATGCGATGCGACGGGGAGACATGGACGCCCTCGCCTCGCGGCTCGCGCCCGAGGTCAGCCACCGCGGCGTGCGCCCCGACATGATCTGCCCCGACCGCGAGTCGGTGCTGGCGAACGCCCGCAACCGCTCGGAGGAGCTCCCCGACGTCGGCGCGATCGAGCTGGTCGCGGCAGGCGACCACGTCGTCCTCTCGGTGCGCGCCCCCTCCGTCGGCATGCCGCTCGACGACGACTCGCCGATGCGCGGCCAGGCGTCGATCGTCTTCACCCTGCGCGACGGGATGATCACGCAGATGCAGGACTACCTGACCCGCGCCGAGGCGCTCGCCGCCGCCGGCGCAGAGCCCGCCGTCTGGGACTGA
- a CDS encoding HAMP domain-containing sensor histidine kinase, translating into MTLRGRLLAAFAYLLVLTVVALAVPLAVNVDRRAKDAFYAGIDSQTQVIAASLGGSPAPGGTLTGVRRAVARYGRETDARVVVTNGRGLLLADSTRPNPARVGFATAGRPEISTALSGRGIRIIRHSSDLGGDLLVVAYPVLDQGRIVGAVRLSQPIAAVAARVHRSWIAIAVVAAVVGVVGMAVAWVLASSLARPIQAVEATAGRLGRGDLDARAPETGPTDVADVARALNRMADELVGLIESQREFVANASHQLRTPLTGLRLRLESLSTGPESADAQAGLREVDRLSELVSDLLVLARAGVPPPAAAACDLRQEARAAADRWRPVAAEHAGTVTLEEPAGPVAIAADAGDVAGVLDNLIENAIAYGPDGGAVAVSVAAEGVVRVRDDGPGIGPAEAARVFDRFYRGSAGRETPGTGLGLAIVRDLAARWGGAAELEPGGSGTCIAVRFPPAQEGDVAKP; encoded by the coding sequence GTGACGCTGCGCGGCCGCCTGCTGGCGGCGTTCGCATACCTGCTCGTGCTCACGGTGGTCGCGCTGGCGGTGCCGCTGGCCGTGAACGTCGACCGGCGGGCGAAGGACGCCTTCTACGCCGGGATCGACTCGCAGACGCAGGTGATCGCCGCCTCGCTCGGCGGCTCCCCCGCCCCCGGCGGCACGCTGACCGGCGTGCGCCGGGCGGTCGCCCGGTACGGCCGCGAGACCGACGCCCGCGTCGTCGTCACGAACGGCCGCGGCCTGCTGCTGGCCGACTCGACGCGCCCGAACCCGGCCCGGGTCGGCTTCGCGACGGCGGGCCGTCCCGAGATCTCAACGGCCCTCTCCGGCCGCGGCATCCGCATCATCCGGCACAGCTCGGACCTCGGCGGCGACCTGCTCGTCGTCGCCTACCCCGTCCTCGACCAGGGCCGGATCGTCGGCGCGGTGCGGCTCTCGCAGCCGATCGCGGCGGTCGCCGCGCGCGTGCACCGGAGCTGGATCGCGATCGCCGTCGTCGCGGCGGTCGTCGGCGTGGTCGGGATGGCCGTCGCGTGGGTGCTCGCGAGCTCGCTGGCCCGCCCCATCCAGGCGGTCGAGGCGACGGCCGGGCGGCTCGGCCGCGGCGACCTGGACGCGCGGGCGCCGGAGACCGGCCCGACCGACGTCGCCGACGTGGCCCGTGCGCTCAACAGGATGGCGGACGAGCTGGTGGGGCTGATCGAGTCGCAGCGCGAGTTCGTCGCCAACGCCTCGCACCAGCTGCGAACGCCGCTGACCGGCCTGCGACTGCGGCTGGAATCGCTCTCGACCGGGCCGGAGAGCGCCGACGCCCAGGCCGGGCTGCGCGAGGTCGACCGCCTGTCCGAGCTCGTCTCCGATCTGCTCGTGCTCGCCCGCGCCGGCGTTCCGCCCCCGGCCGCGGCGGCCTGCGACCTGCGCCAGGAGGCGCGGGCGGCCGCCGACCGCTGGCGGCCCGTCGCCGCAGAGCACGCCGGCACGGTCACCCTGGAGGAGCCGGCCGGCCCGGTCGCGATCGCCGCCGACGCGGGCGACGTCGCCGGCGTGCTCGACAACCTGATCGAGAACGCGATCGCCTACGGCCCAGACGGCGGCGCCGTCGCCGTCTCGGTGGCCGCCGAAGGCGTCGTGCGCGTGCGGGACGACGGCCCGGGCATCGGCCCGGCCGAGGCGGCGCGCGTGTTCGACCGCTTCTACCGGGGCAGCGCGGGCAGGGAGACGCCCGGCACCGGGCTGGGCCTGGCCATCGTGCGCGACCTGGCGGCCCGCTGGGGCGGCGCCGCGGAGCTCGAGCCGGGGGGCTCCGGCACCTGCATCGCGGTGCGCTTCCCGCCCGCGCAGGAGGGCGACGTTGCCAAGCCCTAA